The Sorangiineae bacterium MSr11954 DNA segment GATCGTGGCACCGTGGGAGAGGAGCCACTTTGGCTTCGACGCTTCGGCAGCACGTACCGAGGCCACGTCGGATTGGAGCTCCGATCGACGCTACCCCATCGAGCCCGAGCACCTCCTCGCGCCCGCACGGACGTGGGCGACGCTCGACTACGAGAACGACACGCGCACCGATGTCGATGGAACAGTCTCCTTGCCGATCGAGCGCAGTGGCGTTGGGCATGGGCTCGTCGTCTGGTTCGACGCGATCCTGACCGACGAGGATCGCTTCTCCTCCCAGCCCGGCACGAAGTGCATCTACTCGCGCGTGCTGTTTCCTTGGCCCTCGCCGGTCGCACTCGAGGCGGGAATGACTGTCGAGGCGCGGCTCCAAGCGATCCCCGCGGCGGACGACTATGTTCACTCGTGGACCACCCGGTTCACTTCGCGCACGGAATTTCGCCAGACGAACTTCTTTTCACGTTCGAAAGGGAGCGAATTGCTGGCAGGAGAAGAACACCGACCGACAAAGCTCGGTCCGCGTGGTCTCGCGGCCCAGAGGACGTTGGAGCTTCTGGGATCCGGCGCGTCGATCGGCGAGATCGCGACCATTCTGATCGCGGCGTTCCCAAATTTCTACGGTTCGCGGGATGCCGCGCTCGTCGAGGTTCGGGCCCTTGCTGGAAAATACGCATGAGTCGGGGGTCCCGCCTCGCGCGGAGACTGCGGCGAAAACCCCCAATATCGTTGCGCAGCGCGCCGCCGCATGCTTTGCTCCGCCCCGGCTTACTGGCAGCCGGCGTGGTGGTCTTCGCGAGCGTGAATTTTCCCTAGTGCGCTCGCATCCGAACTGCACACGCCGAGACTGAGGGAACGAATGGCTACCGAAGAACGAGCTTGGAGTGGATCAGCAGATGGTGAGATGGCGGACCAAGCCACTGGTGCATCTGTTGCATCTAAGGATGGCTTTACGTCGCGTCGTGTGTACGTGAGACCCCAGCTTCGCTACTTGGGCTCGGTGCGCCAGCTTACGCTGGGCGGAACCGGACGTCGGTCGGACGGACCCGCCATGGCGAAGCGGGTCTAAGCCCGGCTCCCTACGTTTCACAGGCGCGGAAAAGCTCGCGCTTGAGGTGATGGTTGTACCCGACCGCTCTTGCGCCGTCGAAGCTGGCAGAGACCGGCGTTCTCAGATACCCGCATGACGTCGTGCTCACGCGGCGCGCTCTGGCTGGGCCTATTTTTTATGCCGTCGAGGATGGAAGCGTCGTTGTCAGCTCGAAGCTAGCTCCGCTGGTTGCCGCTCTGCGCCGCCGTCCCATCATCTCGTCGCGGTATCTCGCATGGCTCCTGGCCACGGAGGCGCCGGAAGATCTGGCCTCCACGACCTACGAAGGCGTCTACCGCGTCCCCACGCATCACGTGGTTCATGTGTGGCCCGATGGCCGGCGTCAAAGTGCGCTCTGCACGCACGCCGTTTCGCCAGCCGATGGGATCACGGCGACCGAAGCCGCTCGAGAGATTCGCGCGCGCGTGATGCGCGTGGTCTCTCGCCACCTGTCGGGCAGGCGGCGGGTGGCGATCCTCGCGGGAGGCGGCGTCGACTCGAGCGCGGTCCTCGCGTCCGCCGTGGCCTTCGCGCGCGGCGCGCGAGGTCCCGAGATCGAAGCCATCGCGCTCCACTTTCGCGGCCCTGGGGATGATCGACCCTACATGCGGGAGCTTTGCCGCGCGCTCGGCATCGTACCGACCCAGGTTTCACCTTCCGCCGGTGGCTCGCTCGTACGACGCATGATGGTCCTCGATGGCGAGCCCGCGACCTCGCCGAACACCGCCTGCGAGGGCGCGGTGCTCCTCACCGCCCTTCAGCACGGGGCCGAGATCGCGATCGGCGGCGTCGGTGGCGACGACCTTTTCATGGGGAAGCCGGAGAGCCTCGCCACGTGGGCGACCGAGGGCGCGCCCCACCGCGCGATTCGAGCCGCCATTCGGTTGCGCGTCGACTGGCGAGATCCCGGCCTCGCGCAAGCGTGGCACTTCGTCGTGCGACCGCTCCTCGTCCGTCACGTACCGCACGCCGTTCGCAAGCTCCGGCGTCGTCTCCGGAGCAGGAGCAACTTTCCCTGGGCGCGCGGCGAGTTTCGATTCTGTGTGGACCGCGATCGCGATCCGCTGCTTACCCCGCCCGACTCCGCGTCCGCACGCTACACGCGCTTCGTCACGTTTCCGTATCTCATGGGAATCGTCGACGCGCGCGCGCAGGCTGCGGCGGATCTCGGGATCGAGCGGGTCGACCCTCTTCTGGACGACGAGCTCGTGGAGTTCGTGGCGAGCCTTCCGCCGCACCTTCTTCTGCATGGGGGGCGAACGCGTGGCCTCTTTCGCGAGGCGATGGAGGGGCTCGTTCCGGATGCGGTGCGCTTGCGGGTCGACAAGGCGTACTTCGAGCCTGCCATGGCAGCCACAGTCGACGCTGGCGGTGGCTTTCGCGCTTTGGATGACCTCGCCATGGTACGAAATTTGGAGCGACTCGGGTTCGTCGATGCAAAGGCCTTCCGCCGCGCGTTCGACGCGCTCGCGCGCGATCCCGAGGGGCGCGGCGAAGATTGGATCAACGTGTGGCCGACTCTGTCGGTGGAGGCGTTCCTTGCGGGCCAACCGTGATGCTAGCCTTCCGTCGATGACGGCGCCCTCCAACGTGCACTGGACCGGCGAGTTTCGCGAGGAGGGCGAGCTCTATTTTCGCGTCGGCCGCGATGGCGCTCGGTTCGTCGCGGAATGGTTGGGCGTCTGCACCCTGCACGCGGACGCGGATGGCACGGGGAGCGAGCTCGTTCCTGCGCCCGGCGCCGATCCCATGCTCGTCGACAAGGTGCATCGCGGTCTCGCCCGAGCGCTGGTGCGGCACCTGGAAGGAAAATTGACGCTGCACGCGTCCGCGTCTTCGTTCGGCGAGGTCGCGATCGCGTGCACGGGGGCGAGCCAGGCCGGCAAGTCGACCCTCGCGGCGAAGTTGGTCGCGGGCCACGGAGGAGAGCTCGTGGCCGACGACACGCTCGCCGTCGACCTCCGCGATGGCGCCGTCATCGTGCACCCGACGGAGCGATTGAGTTGGCTTCTACCGGACGCTTGCCGCGCGTTGGGCTCGATTCGGGAGGACGGTCTCGATGAACGGGGCTCCTCGGACGAGGATGACGGCGGATTGAAGTATCCCGTCGAACCCAAGAGAATCGCCGTGGGAGAGACGCGGCTCGCGGCGTTGGTGGTCCTCGTCTTCGACGATGCTCTCTCGGTACCGCGGCTGACCCGTCTGCGCGGGCTCGATGCCGTGAAACAACTGGTGGCGAGCGTCGTGCGCTTCGTCCTCGACGAGCCGGAGCGAAATCGGCGCGAGATGGAGCAGCTCGCCCGGCTGTCCGAAGCGGTTCCTATCTACGAGCTCGCGAGGCCGCGCGCGCTCGAGAAACTCGACGCAACGGCCGACGTTTTGCGCGAGCTCGCGCGTCATCGAGCTGGAGGTGCATAGTGGGGATCGACGCAGACGGCCGCGTTCTCATCGCTCAGAACGTGCATGTGCGCGAGTTCGACGGCGAGCTGGTGATCCTGGATCTCGCGAAGGGGGATTACTTCGGGATCAACGAGATTGGCGCGCGCCTTTGGCGCGGCTTGGAGATGGGGAAGTCTTGCGCGGAGCTCGCGCGGGATCTCGCCACCGAGTACGACGCCGACCCGGGTCTCCTTCTTGCCGATCTGGTGGCGCTCACCGATGACTTCATCGCCAAGGGATTGGTCGTGCCTCGCGCCAGCACCGGATGAGGAGACGGTTCGGGAAGCAAAGCCGACTCAACCGCTCGTGGATGAACGTGCGATGGCCATGCGCGTCGTATCGATTGCGTCATGGTCAAGTGCGAAGATCGCTTCGCCGTGAATGCCGATACCTAGGTAGGAGTCGAGCTCCTATTGACGTATTGGAGAGACGAGGTGGGCATTGCGAAGGTCGCTGCAATGAACGCCGTTGCCGTTCGGAGCAACGACAAG contains these protein-coding regions:
- a CDS encoding PqqD family protein, translated to MGIDADGRVLIAQNVHVREFDGELVILDLAKGDYFGINEIGARLWRGLEMGKSCAELARDLATEYDADPGLLLADLVALTDDFIAKGLVVPRASTG
- a CDS encoding asparagine synthase C-terminal domain-containing protein; this translates as MLTRRALAGPIFYAVEDGSVVVSSKLAPLVAALRRRPIISSRYLAWLLATEAPEDLASTTYEGVYRVPTHHVVHVWPDGRRQSALCTHAVSPADGITATEAAREIRARVMRVVSRHLSGRRRVAILAGGGVDSSAVLASAVAFARGARGPEIEAIALHFRGPGDDRPYMRELCRALGIVPTQVSPSAGGSLVRRMMVLDGEPATSPNTACEGAVLLTALQHGAEIAIGGVGGDDLFMGKPESLATWATEGAPHRAIRAAIRLRVDWRDPGLAQAWHFVVRPLLVRHVPHAVRKLRRRLRSRSNFPWARGEFRFCVDRDRDPLLTPPDSASARYTRFVTFPYLMGIVDARAQAAADLGIERVDPLLDDELVEFVASLPPHLLLHGGRTRGLFREAMEGLVPDAVRLRVDKAYFEPAMAATVDAGGGFRALDDLAMVRNLERLGFVDAKAFRRAFDALARDPEGRGEDWINVWPTLSVEAFLAGQP
- a CDS encoding 50S ribosomal protein L11 methyltransferase, with the translated sequence MYTVRDFGDMIADRVRTESYEAALRRTVKPGSVVVDVGAGTGIFSLLACRFGARKVYAIEPNPALDVARALVRDNGFQDRVEFIPKLSTEVALPEQADVIVADLRGVMPTFSGSLAALIDARSRWLRPGGALIPKRDVFRVSVAEAPSLYDSIVAPWERSHFGFDASAARTEATSDWSSDRRYPIEPEHLLAPARTWATLDYENDTRTDVDGTVSLPIERSGVGHGLVVWFDAILTDEDRFSSQPGTKCIYSRVLFPWPSPVALEAGMTVEARLQAIPAADDYVHSWTTRFTSRTEFRQTNFFSRSKGSELLAGEEHRPTKLGPRGLAAQRTLELLGSGASIGEIATILIAAFPNFYGSRDAALVEVRALAGKYA